One genomic region from Phragmites australis chromosome 1, lpPhrAust1.1, whole genome shotgun sequence encodes:
- the LOC133920087 gene encoding uncharacterized protein LOC133920087: MLHCGLSKSHPVPLLAAAPSPRHTLLAGLLRAGYLSKSPASSPAPRPTRTAATTRASSRAVASPGDPSRFGLGSRVSFSTASDGSPSAGGGRALPWLAAENSDSGALAARTSVGGSSSWETSAEKFFSRDDQYTRREVLEDKISSKGEVIREEENEPIDNPNWGRIKDRYRRVVGRDVGSRGERFRRERFDKPDVKQWNKQENWGRKTWKEAGESMVPKMAGQGVYGVGPVFAALMAGRREFYALYMQVGMDLSGSNKKKKDKKAVEKLLRMAEKIGLKVIEASKHDLNMVVDNRPHQGLVLDASPLEMVNTKELEQVRVDGGKAPVWIALDEVMDPQNLGAIIRSAYYFGATGVVLCAKNSAPLSGVVSKASAGSLELIELLSCRNMMQFLSSSAENGWRVLGGTIAHKAVPLSEVATGVPTILVLGSEGTGLRPLVERSCTHLVKIPGNVDEFVVGADADTDAGEESDNYSVYQDSSSFLAVESLNVSVAAGVLLYHLAGKDACSVSDNPRITLM, translated from the coding sequence ATGCTCCACTGCGGCCTCTCCAAGTCTCACCCCGTCCCGCTCCTCGCGGCGGCGCCCTCGCCTCGCCACACTCTCCTCGCCGGCCTCCTACGCGCCGGCTACCTCTCCAAGTCCCCGGCATCCTCACCCGCGCCTCGTCCGACCcgcaccgccgccaccacccgTGCGAGCAGCAGGGCCGTGGCTTCCCCGGGAGACCCCTCCCGCTTCGGGTTGGGATCTAGGGTTTCGTTCTCCACCGCATCAGATGGGTCCCCGTCGGCCGGTGGCGGGAGGGCGCTTCCTTGGCTTGCCGCGGAGAATAGCGACAGCGGCGCCCTCGCTGCGCGGACTAGCGTCGGCGGCTCCTCCTCATGGGAGACCTCCGCGGAAAAGTTCTTCTCCAGGGACGACCAATACACGCGAAGAGAGGTGCTGGAAGACAAGATTTCGAGCAAGGGGGAAGTAATTAGAGAGGAGGAAAATGAGCCAATTGACAATCCCAACTGGGGCAGGATTAAGGACAGGTACCGACGAGTCGTGGGGAGGGATGTAGGGTCCCGTGGTGAGAGGTTTAGGAGGGAGAGGTTTGACAAGCCGGATGTGAAGCAGTGGAACAAGCAGGAGAATTGGGGGAGGAAGACCTGGAAGGAGGCAGGGGAATCGATGGTGCCAAAGATGGCGGGACAAGGGGTTTACGGCGTTGGGCCGGTCTTTGCAGCACTCATGGCTGGGAGGAGGGAGTTTTATGCATTGTATATGCAGGTAGGTATGGATTTGAGTggtagcaacaagaagaagaaggataagaagGCAGTTGAGAAACTGCTACGGATGGCTGAGAAGATCGGGCTTAAGGTTATCGAGGCATCAAAGCATGACCTTAACATGGTGGTGGATAACCGGCCACACCAAGGCCTGGTGCTTGATGCATCGCCCTTGGAAATGGTGAATACTAAGGAGTTGGAGCAAGTCAGGGTGGATGGTGGAAAGGCGCCGGTTTGGATAGCCTTAGATGAGGTTATGGATCCTCAGAATTTAGGAGCCATAATTAGATCTGCCTACTACTTTGGTGCTACAGGGGTCGTGTTGTGTGCTAAGAACTCAGCTCCATTAAGTGGAGTAGTGAGCAAAGCTAGTGCAGGCTCGCTTGAGTTGATTGAACTGCTTTCCTGCAGAAACATGATGCAGTTCTTATCTTCATCAGCTGAAAATGGGTGGCGAGTTCTTGGCGGTACCATTGCTCACAAAGCTGTACCTCTCTCTGAAGTGGCAACAGGGGTGCCAACTATTCTTGTGCTGGGAAGTGAAGGCACTGGTTTGAGACCCCTGGTTGAGCGATCCTGCACACATCTGGTTAAGATTCCTGGAAATGTTGATGAATTTGTCGTAGGAGCAGATGCAGACACAGATGCAGGGGAAGAAAGTGATAATTATTCTGTTTATCAAGATTCGTCATCGTTCCTTGCGGTGGAGAGTTTGAATGTAAGTGTCGCGGCAGGAGTTTTGCTTTATCATCTGGCTGGGAAAGATGCCTGCTCTGTAAGTGATAATCCTAGAATCACTCTTATGTAA